One genomic region from Prosthecobacter fusiformis encodes:
- a CDS encoding aminotransferase class IV: MNPPSILWLNGSLQAAHEARLSPLDHGLLVGDGVFETLVVRAGQPFAGAEHYERLARSCQATGLVCITEAVFYESIRAVTQANGLQDARVRITLTSGDGPLGSDRGAGQGTVLVVATPLKPWPPTENVYLAPWTRNTRSALAGVKSVSYGENVRALLYAKERGCGEALLANEQDQLCEGTGSNVFVVVQGQLKTPPLASGCLAGITRQLVLRACEKAGIVYQVVDMPSAVLEECEEAFLTSSTRDVHPIATLSGRTLQAPGPVTQRVQQAFAEMYG; encoded by the coding sequence ATGAATCCCCCCTCCATCCTCTGGCTGAATGGCAGCCTGCAAGCTGCGCATGAGGCGCGTCTTTCACCCCTGGATCACGGCCTGCTGGTGGGGGATGGCGTCTTTGAAACCCTCGTCGTGCGGGCCGGACAGCCCTTTGCCGGGGCGGAGCATTACGAGCGGCTGGCGCGCTCCTGCCAGGCCACCGGGCTGGTCTGCATTACCGAGGCTGTTTTTTATGAAAGCATCCGCGCCGTCACGCAGGCCAATGGCCTCCAGGATGCACGCGTGAGGATCACCCTCACCAGTGGAGACGGGCCGCTGGGGTCCGATCGTGGGGCAGGGCAGGGGACCGTACTGGTGGTGGCCACGCCATTGAAACCCTGGCCGCCGACAGAGAACGTCTATCTGGCCCCCTGGACACGCAACACGCGCAGCGCCCTGGCCGGGGTGAAAAGCGTCTCCTATGGGGAAAATGTGCGTGCCCTTTTGTATGCGAAGGAGCGCGGCTGTGGAGAGGCCCTGCTGGCCAATGAGCAGGACCAGCTCTGCGAAGGCACCGGCTCCAACGTCTTTGTCGTGGTGCAGGGTCAGCTCAAGACACCGCCCCTAGCCTCCGGCTGCCTGGCCGGCATCACCCGTCAGCTTGTTTTAAGAGCCTGCGAAAAGGCTGGCATCGTCTATCAAGTGGTGGACATGCCCAGCGCAGTCCTGGAGGAATGCGAAGAAGCTTTCCTCACCTCCTCCACACGGGATGTGCACCCCATCGCCACCCTCAGCGGTCGCACCCTCCAGGCTCCTGGCCCGGTGACACAGCGTGTGCAGCAGGCCTTTGCAGAGATGTATGGTTGA
- a CDS encoding GNAT family N-acetyltransferase has protein sequence MLRLVNVHGKEIEPYLDALGALRITVFRDYPYLYDGSLEYERDYLKVYVDCPQSLVVLAIHGDAVVGATTCIPLKDEAAAFQEPFIKTGEDISRVCYLGESILLSQYRGRGLGKQFFKHRESHARTLGLTLAAFCAVDRPEDHPLRPALYRPLDEFWLAQGYARQPQMQAVLEWKEVTEETPSAKTLSFWTKELR, from the coding sequence ATGCTGCGCCTCGTCAATGTCCATGGAAAGGAAATCGAACCCTACCTGGATGCTCTGGGTGCGCTGCGCATCACCGTTTTCCGGGACTATCCCTACCTGTATGATGGCAGCCTGGAGTATGAGCGGGATTATTTAAAGGTCTATGTGGACTGCCCACAGAGCCTGGTCGTGCTGGCCATCCATGGGGATGCCGTCGTGGGAGCCACCACCTGCATCCCGCTGAAGGATGAGGCCGCAGCCTTTCAGGAGCCCTTCATCAAAACGGGGGAGGACATCTCCCGCGTCTGCTACCTGGGGGAATCCATCCTGCTTTCCCAATATCGCGGGCGTGGCCTGGGCAAGCAGTTCTTTAAACATCGCGAAAGCCATGCCCGCACCCTGGGGCTGACACTGGCCGCTTTTTGCGCCGTGGACCGTCCGGAGGACCATCCGCTCAGGCCAGCCCTCTACCGTCCGCTGGATGAATTTTGGCTGGCGCAGGGGTATGCCCGGCAGCCGCAGATGCAGGCCGTGCTGGAGTGGAAGGAAGTGACGGAAGAGACACCTTCCGCAAAAACACTCAGTTTTTGGACCAAGGAACTGAGGTAA
- a CDS encoding nitrilase-related carbon-nitrogen hydrolase: protein MILDLLTFDPGYPCESPQAYADEVVRLVRKSWEDGADLVLLPEFTWMGLEARVQKSPDDASIYHTVSCTFWGTLMPGLRTQLSQPGKAVILGSVPFADPHTHRVFNRAPILNGGQLSHQDKLHLTPWEKDFSPGGILYLWEFQGFRIAVVICLDIEIPEISARLRSDGVDLILCPSATETILGVERVDRCASARAVELGCHVAVAHLTGEAQSELIDKNIGRLAHYAPSQASFRHHPRWTETEVWTAGQHSLRVTLEKQALILMRRMHMETNPSHFGKEMAGHFTIHQVES from the coding sequence ATGATACTTGATCTCCTCACCTTTGATCCAGGCTATCCCTGTGAAAGCCCCCAGGCCTATGCCGATGAAGTCGTGCGCTTGGTGCGAAAATCCTGGGAGGACGGTGCAGATCTGGTCTTGCTACCGGAATTCACCTGGATGGGCCTGGAAGCCCGGGTCCAAAAAAGCCCGGACGATGCCAGTATCTACCACACCGTTTCCTGCACCTTTTGGGGCACCCTCATGCCCGGCCTGCGCACACAGCTCAGCCAGCCGGGCAAGGCCGTCATTTTAGGCAGCGTGCCCTTTGCAGATCCGCATACCCATCGTGTGTTTAACCGTGCGCCCATCCTCAATGGCGGACAGCTGAGCCATCAGGATAAGCTGCACCTCACCCCCTGGGAAAAGGACTTCAGCCCCGGCGGCATCCTTTATTTGTGGGAGTTTCAGGGCTTCCGCATCGCCGTCGTCATCTGCCTGGACATCGAGATTCCGGAAATCTCCGCCCGCCTGCGCAGTGACGGCGTGGACCTCATCCTCTGCCCCAGCGCCACGGAGACCATCCTGGGCGTGGAGCGTGTGGACCGCTGCGCCTCCGCCCGCGCCGTGGAGCTGGGCTGCCATGTCGCCGTGGCTCACCTCACCGGAGAAGCGCAGTCAGAACTCATCGATAAAAACATCGGCCGCCTGGCCCATTACGCCCCCTCCCAGGCCTCCTTCCGCCATCACCCGCGCTGGACGGAGACGGAGGTCTGGACCGCAGGTCAGCACTCCCTACGGGTGACTTTAGAAAAGCAGGCCCTCATCCTCATGCGGCGCATGCACATGGAGACAAATCCCTCCCACTTTGGCAAAGAAATGGCTGGTCATTTCACCATTCATCAGGTCGAGTCCTGA
- the mscL gene encoding large conductance mechanosensitive channel protein MscL gives MSIVKEFKEFVMRGSIIDLAVGVVIGGAFSKLVDGVVKGVIGPVVNVIKGEDGWPSLVQGIWDLGNGVLNFVLLAAVVFFIFVKPINKLRTLRAKPPEPVIPSGPPEDVKLLTEIRDLLKAKASESPSAPAI, from the coding sequence ATGAGTATCGTTAAAGAGTTTAAAGAATTCGTCATGCGCGGCAGCATCATCGACCTCGCCGTGGGCGTCGTCATCGGCGGTGCCTTCAGCAAGCTCGTAGATGGAGTGGTGAAAGGCGTCATCGGCCCTGTGGTCAATGTCATCAAAGGAGAGGACGGCTGGCCCTCCCTGGTCCAGGGCATCTGGGATCTGGGCAATGGCGTCTTAAATTTCGTCCTCCTGGCCGCTGTCGTGTTCTTCATCTTTGTGAAGCCCATCAACAAACTCCGCACCCTCCGCGCCAAACCCCCCGAGCCCGTCATCCCCTCAGGCCCACCGGAAGACGTCAAACTCCTCACCGAGATCCGCGACCTGCTAAAGGCCAAGGCCAGCGAGAGCCCAAGTGCTCCAGCGATTTAA
- a CDS encoding ATP-binding protein translates to MTISPDQYEKLGAFYLGRGYDLEAKQLQDDLVMYDSKDLVTHGVVLGMTGSGKTGLCLALLEEAAMDGIPLIAIDPKGDIGNALLTFPNLSAEEFKPWVNADDARRKGISVDDFAAQQAQLWTKGLADWGQSGDRIRKLRETVDMAIYTPGSNAGLPVSILSSLDCPPVAVMEDAETLADRIESTVSSLLGLMGIEADPVQSPEHILLSNIIAQAWKKGQNVSLENLVRHIQQPPLRKIGVVDIETFFPEAKRTALAMKLNNLIASPGFATWLEGEPLDIQRMYYTPEGKPRITIFNIAHLGDSERMFFVSLLLNQLLGWMRSQQGTTSLRAMFYMDEIYGYLPPTAMPPSKKPMMILLKQARAFGLGLLLATQNPVDLDYKALANIGTWWIGRLQTERDKARLLDGLEGAISSSGGKFDRKTLETSISGLGNRVFLMNNVHEDGPAIFHVRWIMSYLSGPLAREQVKRLMDPLRPAAGSAAPAGEDDGFLPPGATAAPAADRNTIKPKLPEGTAEYFLSSDISCDTLCYVPAILRSAEVNFDDTRRKISGRSTVTLINLIDVENQRVLWDKFVDIPRDVDLGGWDADATDGAEYTDLPGAAMKSSTYTSIKKDYVDWVYSNHTMHVSFSPLLEVYSNPGEKVDEFKARITQTARELRDQAVETLREKTAKALKALEEKAIRAQTKVDTQKGQATSAKLSTAVSIGSSLLGAFFGRKGGLASVAKASTVTSAARVMRESQEVAAAEAELGRIQTDIQELEKELADDTQKIRDQYDPTALVLETVKLTPVKTKIQPTAIGILWLPHERTGGELRKAWA, encoded by the coding sequence ATGACCATCTCTCCGGATCAATACGAGAAGCTCGGTGCCTTTTACCTCGGTCGTGGATACGACCTCGAAGCCAAGCAACTCCAGGATGACCTGGTGATGTATGATTCCAAGGACCTGGTCACCCATGGGGTGGTGCTGGGGATGACTGGATCCGGCAAGACGGGCCTGTGCCTGGCCCTGCTGGAGGAGGCCGCCATGGATGGCATCCCGCTCATCGCCATTGATCCCAAAGGAGACATCGGCAATGCACTGCTGACTTTCCCCAACCTGAGTGCTGAGGAATTCAAGCCCTGGGTGAATGCGGATGATGCGCGCCGCAAGGGCATCAGTGTGGATGACTTTGCCGCGCAGCAGGCGCAGCTTTGGACCAAGGGGCTGGCTGACTGGGGGCAAAGCGGTGACCGCATCCGCAAGCTACGTGAGACGGTGGACATGGCCATCTATACCCCCGGCAGCAATGCAGGCCTGCCCGTATCCATCCTCAGCTCACTGGACTGCCCGCCAGTCGCGGTGATGGAGGATGCGGAGACACTGGCGGACCGTATCGAAAGCACCGTCTCATCCCTGCTCGGCCTCATGGGTATCGAGGCGGATCCGGTGCAGTCGCCAGAGCACATCCTGCTTTCCAACATCATCGCCCAGGCCTGGAAAAAAGGGCAGAACGTGTCTCTGGAAAACCTGGTGCGCCACATCCAGCAGCCACCGCTGCGGAAGATCGGCGTGGTGGATATCGAGACCTTTTTCCCAGAGGCTAAACGCACCGCTCTGGCCATGAAGCTGAACAACCTCATCGCCTCGCCCGGCTTTGCCACCTGGCTGGAGGGGGAGCCGCTGGACATCCAGCGCATGTATTACACCCCGGAGGGGAAGCCGCGCATCACCATCTTTAACATCGCCCACCTGGGGGATAGCGAGCGCATGTTCTTTGTCTCCTTGTTGTTGAATCAATTGTTAGGCTGGATGCGCAGCCAGCAGGGCACCACCTCCCTGCGTGCCATGTTTTACATGGATGAGATCTATGGCTACCTGCCGCCCACGGCCATGCCCCCATCGAAGAAGCCGATGATGATCCTGCTTAAGCAGGCGCGTGCCTTTGGCCTGGGCCTGCTGCTGGCCACGCAAAACCCCGTGGACCTGGATTACAAAGCGCTGGCGAACATCGGCACCTGGTGGATCGGCCGCCTGCAGACGGAGCGCGACAAAGCCCGCCTCTTAGATGGCCTGGAAGGAGCCATCAGCAGCAGTGGCGGAAAATTCGACCGCAAGACCCTGGAGACCTCCATCTCTGGTCTGGGCAACCGTGTCTTCCTGATGAACAACGTGCATGAGGATGGCCCCGCCATCTTCCACGTGCGCTGGATCATGAGCTACCTCAGCGGCCCCCTGGCGCGCGAGCAGGTGAAGCGTCTCATGGACCCGCTGCGCCCTGCCGCAGGCAGTGCTGCGCCTGCCGGTGAGGATGATGGCTTCCTGCCCCCCGGTGCCACCGCAGCCCCTGCGGCTGACCGCAACACCATCAAACCCAAGCTGCCCGAAGGCACGGCGGAATACTTTTTATCGTCGGATATTTCTTGCGATACTCTTTGTTATGTGCCGGCCATCCTGCGCAGTGCGGAAGTGAACTTTGACGACACCCGCCGGAAGATCAGCGGCCGCAGTACGGTCACACTCATCAATCTGATCGATGTGGAAAACCAGCGCGTGCTTTGGGATAAGTTTGTGGACATCCCTCGTGATGTGGACCTGGGCGGCTGGGATGCGGACGCTACCGATGGTGCCGAATACACGGACCTGCCCGGTGCGGCCATGAAGTCCAGTACCTATACGAGCATCAAGAAAGACTATGTGGACTGGGTATATTCCAATCACACCATGCATGTGAGCTTTAGCCCGCTGCTGGAGGTGTATTCCAACCCCGGCGAAAAGGTGGATGAGTTCAAAGCCCGCATCACCCAGACTGCCCGTGAGCTGCGTGACCAGGCCGTAGAAACCCTGCGTGAAAAAACCGCCAAGGCGCTCAAAGCCCTGGAGGAAAAAGCCATCCGCGCACAGACAAAGGTGGATACCCAAAAAGGCCAGGCCACCAGTGCCAAGCTCTCCACCGCCGTCTCCATTGGCAGCAGTTTGTTAGGTGCGTTTTTTGGCCGCAAAGGGGGTCTCGCTTCCGTGGCCAAGGCCAGCACCGTCACCAGTGCCGCCCGGGTCATGCGCGAATCCCAGGAAGTGGCCGCTGCGGAGGCCGAACTGGGCCGCATCCAGACGGACATCCAGGAACTGGAAAAGGAGCTGGCCGATGACACCCAAAAGATCCGGGACCAGTATGATCCCACCGCCTTGGTCCTGGAAACCGTCAAGCTCACCCCCGTGAAAACCAAGATCCAGCCGACCGCCATCGGCATCCTCTGGCTGCCGCATGAACGCACTGGCGGGGAATTGCGCAAAGCCTGGGCTTAA